From Haloarcula rubripromontorii, the proteins below share one genomic window:
- the yqeC gene encoding selenium cofactor biosynthesis protein YqeC: protein MDIVDALDARHGTTCFVGAGGKKTTMATLAQRLDRAVVTATVRIPIFDGWVEEVVVTETPRAAIDASSAWPLGVVPAQERPDRYRGYDTATVADLADVDHPILVKADGARMREFKAPSDREPQLPATASTVVPIASAHVVGEPLTDDIVHRVDEVAGITGLAPGDEIRPRDVAAVLASDRGGLKDVPADATAIPLLNMVDNEALETSARAVAEAIRDRADVPRVVLAEMRRDDPLVAVA, encoded by the coding sequence ATGGACATCGTCGACGCGCTGGACGCGCGACACGGGACCACTTGCTTCGTTGGTGCTGGGGGAAAGAAGACGACGATGGCGACGCTCGCACAGCGCCTGGACCGCGCGGTCGTCACCGCGACGGTCCGGATTCCGATTTTCGACGGCTGGGTCGAAGAGGTTGTCGTGACCGAGACCCCGCGGGCGGCCATCGACGCGTCGTCCGCGTGGCCGCTCGGCGTCGTCCCGGCCCAGGAGCGGCCGGACCGCTACCGCGGTTACGACACCGCGACGGTGGCCGATCTGGCCGACGTAGACCACCCGATCCTCGTAAAAGCCGACGGCGCGCGGATGCGGGAGTTCAAAGCGCCAAGCGACCGCGAGCCACAGCTCCCCGCGACGGCATCGACGGTCGTTCCCATCGCCAGCGCGCACGTCGTCGGTGAACCGCTGACCGACGACATCGTCCACCGGGTCGACGAAGTGGCCGGGATCACCGGGCTTGCCCCCGGCGACGAGATTCGACCAAGAGATGTCGCTGCGGTACTGGCCAGCGACCGCGGCGGGCTGAAAGACGTGCCCGCCGACGCAACCGCGATTCCGCTGCTCAATATGGTTGACAACGAGGCACTCGAAACGAGCGCGCGGGCTGTTGCCGAGGCGATTCGCGACCGAGCCGACGTACCGCGTGTTGTCCTCGCTGAGATGCGGCGCGATGACCCGCTGGTAGCGGTCGCCTGA
- a CDS encoding molybdenum cofactor guanylyltransferase encodes MRAGTIVAGGRSTRFGDSDKAVADLAGTPMIRRVADRLGQAVDELVVNCREDQVEAIEAALSDHALDPEFALDEDPDQGPMAGIATALGAVESEYAAVVACDMPFVDPAFVGYLFERAESHEAAVPRPDDWFQTTQAVYHADAMHDACRRALDRGEHKVVEPLFDLDYVVVEREAVLEHASLDTFRNLNTREEFEAAAEQF; translated from the coding sequence ATGCGCGCAGGCACTATCGTCGCTGGCGGCCGGTCGACGCGGTTCGGCGACAGCGACAAGGCCGTCGCCGACCTCGCTGGCACGCCGATGATTCGCCGCGTCGCCGACCGACTGGGTCAGGCCGTCGACGAACTCGTCGTGAACTGCCGCGAGGACCAGGTCGAGGCTATCGAGGCGGCGCTGTCGGACCACGCGCTCGACCCCGAGTTCGCCCTCGACGAGGACCCCGACCAGGGGCCGATGGCGGGCATCGCGACCGCGCTGGGGGCCGTCGAGAGCGAGTACGCCGCCGTGGTCGCCTGCGATATGCCCTTCGTCGACCCGGCCTTCGTCGGCTACCTGTTCGAGCGGGCCGAGTCCCACGAGGCCGCGGTCCCGCGTCCCGACGACTGGTTCCAGACGACACAGGCGGTGTATCACGCCGACGCGATGCACGACGCCTGCCGGCGGGCGCTGGACCGCGGCGAGCACAAGGTCGTCGAACCGCTGTTTGACCTCGATTACGTCGTCGTCGAGCGCGAAGCCGTGCTCGAACACGCCTCACTAGATACGTTCCGGAATCTCAACACGCGCGAGGAGTTCGAGGCCGCGGCCGAACAGTTTTGA
- a CDS encoding putative sulfate/molybdate transporter, producing MSFWFREQTTVSLSWNELTGAVGDSATVLPVVVAVAVLTELSLPVMLVWFGVFQVVWGLYYGAPISVEPMKAFAALVIAGTISTGELVVAGLLLAVLLLALGTTQSLETVNRYVDDTVVRGVQLGVALVLLETGVGLGLDDPMLVAVAVGIVAVLAVVGYSGQSAFAVFVFGAAIALVETGVPTPAVPAVDAMFMLPTMTLSVQTAEAILAQVAVTVGNAALATSVLLADYFDRDVSADQLSNSMGLMNLVAVPFGAFPMCHGSGGVAGKYAFGARTPGANLILGAGYVLTAFLAVGVIAAYPTALLGVILVLIALQLGWTGVSRTDDLTVVAAIGGFGVLVNLGLALVLGVLVQQLRARV from the coding sequence ATGAGTTTCTGGTTCCGCGAGCAAACGACGGTCTCGCTGTCGTGGAACGAACTGACCGGAGCAGTCGGGGACTCGGCGACGGTGCTCCCGGTCGTCGTGGCTGTCGCCGTGCTGACAGAGCTCTCGCTCCCGGTCATGCTCGTCTGGTTCGGCGTGTTTCAGGTCGTCTGGGGGCTGTACTACGGCGCTCCGATATCAGTCGAGCCGATGAAGGCCTTCGCCGCGCTGGTCATCGCCGGGACCATCTCGACCGGGGAACTCGTCGTTGCGGGGCTCCTGTTGGCGGTGCTTCTACTCGCGCTTGGAACCACGCAGTCGCTGGAAACTGTCAACCGGTACGTCGACGACACTGTTGTTCGTGGGGTACAGCTCGGCGTCGCGCTGGTTCTGCTGGAGACCGGCGTCGGTCTCGGACTTGACGACCCGATGCTCGTGGCCGTTGCCGTCGGTATCGTCGCTGTCCTTGCAGTGGTCGGCTACAGCGGGCAGAGCGCCTTCGCCGTCTTCGTCTTTGGAGCCGCCATCGCCCTCGTGGAGACCGGAGTTCCGACGCCGGCCGTTCCAGCGGTTGACGCCATGTTCATGCTTCCGACGATGACACTGTCGGTACAGACGGCAGAGGCTATCCTCGCTCAGGTCGCGGTCACGGTCGGTAACGCCGCCCTCGCTACGTCGGTCCTGCTCGCCGATTATTTCGACCGGGACGTATCCGCGGACCAGCTCTCGAACAGCATGGGGCTGATGAATCTGGTCGCGGTTCCTTTCGGCGCGTTTCCGATGTGTCACGGGAGTGGCGGCGTCGCCGGGAAGTACGCCTTCGGGGCCAGAACGCCCGGTGCGAATCTGATACTCGGCGCGGGCTACGTGCTGACCGCATTCCTCGCTGTCGGTGTCATCGCGGCCTACCCGACGGCGCTTCTCGGCGTCATTCTGGTACTGATCGCGCTCCAGTTGGGCTGGACCGGGGTTTCCAGAACGGATGATCTGACAGTTGTCGCGGCAATCGGTGGTTTCGGCGTACTCGTCAACCTTGGCCTCGCACTCGTCCTCGGTGTGCTCGTCCAGCAACTGCGCGCCCGGGTGTGA
- a CDS encoding DUF7124 domain-containing protein produces MTDEIDLDELDVQADEETPNRGDWFWSDEGDPEDAPDRGPPSGRPDEDTEAGSPDVAARPSTDADTGGERNDGDTASAAPGGQPVPHVPRENKDKPVGIPTDSGGAGGAAATDTDPASNVAGDPAAGEESGEASGPHGGGIDDMTMAVTYDAARQFADPQVVFREARAWADWVGIVGDVDAFVINKFQRDHGIDADFFSGAGQEPAERLADIDEHSMFYAERMVLVGRPDDEPVAERTGWEFVPLADAAEKADWDLVDG; encoded by the coding sequence ATGACAGACGAAATCGACCTCGACGAACTCGATGTACAGGCCGACGAAGAGACGCCAAACCGGGGTGACTGGTTCTGGAGCGACGAGGGCGACCCCGAAGACGCACCTGACCGCGGACCTCCATCGGGACGGCCCGACGAGGACACCGAGGCTGGGAGTCCCGACGTGGCCGCACGTCCGAGTACTGATGCGGACACTGGTGGCGAGAGGAACGACGGCGACACCGCCAGCGCAGCCCCCGGAGGGCAGCCGGTCCCCCACGTCCCGCGGGAGAACAAGGACAAGCCGGTCGGTATTCCGACGGACAGCGGCGGCGCGGGCGGCGCAGCCGCGACTGACACTGATCCGGCCTCGAACGTCGCCGGGGACCCGGCCGCCGGCGAGGAGTCGGGCGAGGCAAGCGGCCCCCACGGCGGCGGCATCGACGACATGACGATGGCCGTGACATACGACGCGGCCCGGCAGTTCGCTGACCCGCAAGTGGTCTTCCGTGAGGCGCGGGCGTGGGCCGACTGGGTCGGTATCGTCGGCGATGTCGACGCCTTCGTCATCAACAAGTTCCAGCGTGACCACGGCATCGACGCCGATTTCTTCAGCGGCGCGGGACAGGAACCGGCCGAGCGGCTTGCCGACATCGACGAGCACTCGATGTTCTACGCCGAGCGGATGGTTCTTGTGGGCCGCCCGGACGACGAGCCTGTTGCCGAGCGAACCGGCTGGGAGTTCGTCCCGCTCGCCGACGCCGCCGAGAAAGCGGACTGGGACCTCGTCGACGGGTGA
- the moaA gene encoding GTP 3',8-cyclase MoaA, giving the protein MLEDDFGREVSGVRVSLTDRCNFDCVYCHNEGLGDTRGPMEAQDDELTADTIVAFLEVAAEFGVDSVKFTGGEPMLREDLEEIVRRAPDEMEVSMTTNGTFLPGRAPDLVDAGLERVNVSQDALDSEAFAELTQSGAYDRVLEGVEAALDAGLAPVKLNMVVFEPTAGYVPKMVDHVAENPGLQLQLIEYMPELAGHPEWAIDIDRVHDWLEDRADKVEHREMHDRKRYWMHSSDAAGERSGATTSLAASDGGIRTAPVNNRNSGMVEIVDPVGNENFCANCHRVRLTHDGYLKGCLNRNDDLRDIGTTKESMRAAFRETVDTRVPYYGEYMVETEDGEWEINEEYIDTDGDRAPYEYSE; this is encoded by the coding sequence ATGCTCGAAGACGACTTCGGTCGCGAGGTCTCCGGTGTCCGCGTCTCCCTCACCGACCGGTGTAACTTCGACTGCGTCTACTGCCACAACGAGGGGCTGGGCGACACACGGGGCCCGATGGAGGCACAGGACGACGAACTCACTGCCGACACCATCGTGGCCTTCCTCGAAGTCGCCGCCGAATTCGGGGTCGACTCGGTGAAGTTCACCGGCGGGGAGCCGATGCTTCGGGAAGACCTCGAAGAGATCGTCCGCCGCGCCCCCGACGAGATGGAGGTGTCGATGACGACCAACGGCACCTTCCTTCCCGGCCGCGCCCCGGACCTCGTCGACGCCGGACTCGAACGGGTCAACGTCTCGCAGGACGCCCTCGATAGCGAGGCCTTCGCCGAACTGACACAGAGCGGGGCCTACGACCGCGTTCTCGAAGGCGTCGAAGCGGCGCTGGACGCCGGCCTCGCCCCGGTGAAGCTCAATATGGTCGTCTTCGAGCCGACCGCGGGCTACGTTCCGAAGATGGTCGACCACGTCGCCGAGAACCCCGGGCTCCAGCTCCAGCTCATCGAGTACATGCCCGAGCTGGCTGGCCACCCGGAGTGGGCCATCGACATCGACCGCGTCCACGACTGGCTCGAGGACCGCGCCGACAAAGTCGAACACCGCGAGATGCACGACCGCAAGCGCTACTGGATGCACAGCAGCGACGCGGCGGGCGAACGTAGCGGTGCGACCACATCGCTGGCCGCGTCCGATGGCGGGATACGGACGGCACCGGTCAACAACCGCAACAGCGGGATGGTCGAAATCGTCGACCCCGTCGGCAACGAGAACTTCTGTGCGAACTGCCACCGCGTGCGGCTCACCCACGACGGGTATCTCAAGGGCTGTCTGAACCGCAACGACGACCTGCGGGACATCGGCACGACCAAGGAGTCGATGCGCGCCGCGTTTCGCGAGACGGTCGACACCCGCGTCCCCTACTACGGCGAATACATGGTCGAAACCGAGGACGGCGAGTGGGAGATAAACGAGGAGTACATCGACACCGACGGAGACCGTGCGCCCTACGAGTACTCGGAGTAG
- a CDS encoding DUF7405 family protein, translating to MTSRRGLLLRLSALTGAAGLSGCSSLLARQAESPTGDLDPHPRADELPIRQHAWNERLRSDAAGNDLLPHHFRLFMLDLNGPPSDSDAETVELAMRTLEDAYEFNSAGLLHMLGWGTSYFDTYGSLDSSPIRSPRVLSRTDDPDLQSFDAMLVLASDVPSHLAATESAMFDTRPTLADAEIQGRLGDVFSVADRRGGFIGEGLPAAHADAEGVPADIPEESYMFSGFFAGRSGTQASEDRVTIDDGPYAGGTTIHLSRINEAFDTWWELAQSDRVKRLFSAEFAPADIDRGDLPFADMVREHASSEGEVGHFEKVARARKDGEPILLRRDFNTIDGGQAGLHFLSLQEHPRDFEEVRDAMNGWWLREEHEELRDRQNNGLLEFIEVVSRSNFYVPPRDKRAFPKP from the coding sequence ATGACTTCGCGCCGCGGACTGCTGCTTCGCCTCTCCGCACTCACCGGAGCGGCCGGTCTCAGCGGCTGTTCGTCCCTGCTGGCCAGACAAGCGGAGTCGCCGACGGGGGACCTCGACCCGCACCCGCGAGCCGACGAACTCCCGATACGGCAACACGCCTGGAACGAGCGCCTTCGGAGCGATGCCGCCGGTAACGACCTGCTGCCACATCACTTCCGGCTGTTCATGCTCGACCTCAACGGGCCACCGTCGGATTCAGACGCAGAAACTGTCGAGCTAGCGATGCGGACACTGGAAGACGCGTATGAGTTCAACAGTGCCGGGCTCCTGCATATGCTCGGCTGGGGGACGAGCTACTTCGACACCTACGGGTCGCTCGATTCGTCCCCGATACGCAGCCCGCGAGTCCTCTCCCGGACGGACGACCCCGACCTGCAGTCTTTCGACGCGATGCTCGTCCTTGCGAGCGACGTTCCCTCGCACCTCGCGGCCACAGAATCAGCGATGTTCGACACGCGGCCGACGCTGGCCGACGCGGAGATTCAGGGCCGCCTCGGCGACGTGTTCTCCGTCGCCGACCGCCGCGGCGGCTTCATCGGCGAGGGACTCCCGGCAGCCCACGCCGACGCGGAAGGCGTCCCCGCCGACATCCCCGAGGAGTCCTATATGTTCTCTGGCTTTTTTGCCGGTCGGTCCGGTACCCAGGCCAGCGAGGACCGCGTCACAATCGACGACGGCCCCTACGCCGGCGGAACAACGATACACCTCTCACGAATCAACGAGGCTTTCGACACGTGGTGGGAACTCGCCCAGTCCGACCGCGTCAAGCGACTGTTCTCGGCGGAGTTCGCTCCGGCGGACATCGACAGGGGCGACCTTCCCTTCGCCGACATGGTCCGCGAGCACGCGAGCAGCGAGGGGGAAGTCGGTCATTTCGAGAAGGTGGCCCGCGCCCGCAAGGACGGGGAGCCGATTCTTCTCCGGCGGGACTTCAACACGATTGACGGCGGTCAGGCCGGCCTGCACTTCCTCTCGCTACAGGAGCACCCGCGTGACTTCGAAGAAGTCCGGGACGCGATGAACGGCTGGTGGCTCCGGGAGGAACACGAGGAGCTCCGGGACCGCCAGAACAACGGCCTGCTGGAGTTCATCGAAGTCGTGTCACGCTCGAACTTCTACGTCCCGCCCCGCGATAAACGGGCCTTTCCGAAGCCATAG
- a CDS encoding TorD/DmsD family molecular chaperone, translating into MNDAAVYEARLELVDFVIDVFWDVPEEAFVERLLSGDVEFPGDSINDQLDEGFEMLQAWIDENADRPVSAVQADLEREYTDLLVGPRPPVLPHETNYREDTEFIGEGLAEVDASYAAAGWAPPEDYPEEDDFIAVELAFLRYLIERQREGDEETVGYERVFIEQHLSEWVVDFADEMREEADEGLFLAAALICEGLVRFEDEIVAQIG; encoded by the coding sequence ATGAACGACGCGGCCGTCTACGAGGCCCGCCTCGAACTGGTCGATTTCGTCATCGACGTGTTCTGGGACGTGCCCGAGGAGGCGTTCGTCGAGCGGCTGTTGAGTGGCGACGTGGAGTTTCCGGGGGACTCTATCAACGACCAGTTAGACGAGGGCTTCGAGATGCTGCAGGCGTGGATCGACGAGAACGCGGACCGGCCGGTTTCGGCGGTGCAGGCGGACCTCGAACGGGAGTACACGGACCTGCTCGTCGGCCCACGGCCGCCGGTGTTGCCACACGAGACGAACTACCGTGAGGACACGGAGTTCATCGGCGAGGGGCTGGCCGAGGTCGATGCCAGCTACGCCGCGGCGGGGTGGGCACCGCCAGAGGACTACCCCGAGGAAGACGACTTCATCGCCGTCGAGCTGGCGTTCCTGCGGTACCTCATTGAGCGCCAGCGCGAGGGCGATGAGGAGACCGTCGGCTACGAGCGGGTGTTCATCGAGCAACACCTCAGCGAGTGGGTCGTCGACTTCGCCGACGAGATGCGCGAGGAGGCCGACGAGGGACTGTTCCTCGCGGCGGCGTTGATCTGTGAGGGACTGGTCCGCTTCGAGGACGAAATCGTGGCTCAGATCGGGTAG
- a CDS encoding aldehyde ferredoxin oxidoreductase family protein: protein MMTVANRDRMLHVDLSSASVESRPVPEGWRRQFVGGKGLGARYLYDELDAGTDPLGPENVLMFMLGPVSGLLPGETRYAAVTKSPLTGGFLDSYAGGTFPDTLAGALQDHVGVLVTGRAAEPVKLVVEDDDATVEPAETWGQDTAETDAAFPEAAVACIGPAGEQGVAFATIASDGGEHHAGRGGAGAVMGAKRLKAVVVRGDPPTDLAELREQYAQRYREGDTGQWLHASGTVETVDFANAVGALSTRGWEDGQFEGADSVGIEAVQELAAAREYDDEGSPGGFRVQTEDGETVPRGATAMSLGAGLGIDDFDAVAALGETCNRLGLDLISAGSAVAWAIKAGDAGLLDRSLDYGSPDDAQALLEEIVARETALGDALADGVDAASDRLGGDDLLPTVKAMELPAYDPRGARSMALAYATSDRGACHRRALPIEREAFDGDWCPERAAAAVIREQDQRSALWCLVVDDFVGDAFDDLGAEWLDAVGLDTDGDLATVGERVWTLTRLFNVREGVSRADDELPAKLQEPLDSGPNAGAAIDVESFDAMLAAYYSQRGWDANGRPAPETIERLGLADAVERATRPADTTLGE, encoded by the coding sequence GTGATGACAGTAGCCAACCGGGACCGGATGCTTCACGTCGACCTGTCGTCGGCGTCGGTCGAGAGCCGTCCGGTCCCAGAGGGTTGGCGTCGCCAGTTCGTGGGCGGCAAGGGACTCGGCGCACGGTACCTGTACGACGAACTCGACGCCGGTACCGACCCGCTTGGCCCCGAGAACGTTCTGATGTTCATGCTCGGGCCGGTTTCGGGGCTGTTGCCGGGCGAGACGAGATATGCCGCAGTCACGAAGTCGCCCCTGACCGGCGGCTTCCTCGACTCCTACGCGGGCGGGACGTTCCCGGACACGCTGGCCGGCGCGCTGCAGGACCACGTCGGGGTTCTGGTCACCGGGCGGGCGGCGGAGCCGGTCAAACTCGTCGTCGAGGACGACGACGCGACGGTCGAACCCGCCGAAACATGGGGGCAGGACACGGCCGAAACTGACGCTGCCTTCCCCGAGGCCGCGGTGGCGTGTATCGGTCCGGCGGGCGAGCAGGGCGTCGCGTTCGCCACCATCGCCTCCGACGGCGGCGAACACCACGCCGGCCGGGGCGGTGCCGGAGCGGTGATGGGCGCGAAGCGACTGAAGGCCGTCGTCGTCCGCGGCGACCCGCCGACGGACCTCGCGGAACTTCGGGAACAGTACGCACAGCGGTACCGCGAGGGCGACACCGGCCAGTGGCTCCACGCCAGCGGGACCGTCGAGACAGTCGATTTCGCCAACGCAGTCGGCGCACTCTCGACGCGCGGCTGGGAAGACGGTCAGTTCGAGGGGGCCGACAGCGTCGGTATCGAAGCCGTGCAGGAACTCGCTGCGGCCCGGGAGTACGACGACGAGGGCAGTCCCGGCGGCTTCCGCGTCCAGACCGAAGACGGGGAGACCGTCCCGCGCGGCGCGACGGCGATGAGTCTCGGGGCCGGGCTCGGCATCGACGACTTCGATGCCGTGGCGGCGCTGGGCGAGACCTGCAACCGGCTGGGGCTGGACCTCATCAGCGCCGGGAGCGCCGTCGCGTGGGCCATCAAAGCCGGTGATGCCGGCCTGCTCGACCGCTCGCTCGATTACGGAAGTCCCGACGATGCGCAGGCGCTCCTCGAAGAGATCGTCGCGCGGGAGACAGCGCTCGGCGACGCTCTGGCCGACGGTGTCGATGCGGCTTCGGACCGGCTGGGCGGGGACGACCTCCTGCCGACGGTCAAGGCCATGGAACTGCCCGCGTACGACCCCCGCGGCGCACGGAGCATGGCGCTGGCGTACGCGACCAGCGACCGCGGGGCCTGCCACCGGCGGGCGCTCCCCATCGAGCGGGAGGCCTTCGACGGCGACTGGTGTCCCGAGCGGGCGGCCGCGGCCGTCATTCGCGAACAGGACCAGCGCTCGGCACTGTGGTGTCTCGTCGTCGACGACTTCGTCGGCGACGCCTTCGACGACCTCGGCGCGGAGTGGCTCGACGCTGTCGGCCTCGACACAGACGGCGACCTCGCGACGGTCGGCGAGCGCGTCTGGACGCTCACGCGCCTGTTCAATGTCCGCGAGGGCGTCTCGCGGGCCGACGACGAACTCCCGGCAAAGCTGCAGGAACCGCTCGACTCAGGCCCGAATGCGGGTGCGGCAATCGACGTCGAATCCTTCGACGCGATGCTTGCGGCCTACTACAGCCAGCGCGGCTGGGACGCCAACGGCCGCCCCGCTCCCGAAACCATCGAGCGACTCGGCCTCGCAGACGCCGTCGAGCGAGCGACACGACCAGCGGACACGACACTCGGAGAATGA
- a CDS encoding hydrogenase iron-sulfur subunit, which produces MNTGAFVCSCGGSCDIDLEAVRDGVDDVDVVASSELLCQDGLAGMSQVIEEYDLDQVIATTPEPSCQDRIRGLADEHGLHPEASVFVDHRETNAWVHDETAATDKTARLINATRAGLREEAPSRTVSKDAGNRVAVVGDPGAARSLTDDADVTFIADGRDFADAEGLSNVTMERGRVVDVEGSYGEYELTLEARVTDDCIDCMDCVREGPDGMVTEFPVDIHPDAPDGDWTDTCPTDAIDLSGVTRTIEVDQVVYPGGRDDARGGRLGFYTGPVDAGTIAAVESQLGGIEKPQFLDLEMDVCAAGASSQEGCTACVDACPHGAVDRPTIDSVEFDEVACENCGACTSSCPTGATQLREPSNRRLAREVEALLEDDADGGLLSRGDEGIATQVIAFVCSEYAMERLRAHGRKAVQSGDLDYPPILPVRVNCTDTVGEAHVMHALAAGADGVAIVGCGGSCLHSGPDPKQELVDRLNQATTDLGLGDRVGFFAPEAGNPEAFAESLSGFVEFGLDETPVPAGDYEATGRSDVDRDEPRPNPDFDSHGWTLESVRAILDHVEPEREVIRGLKDFGVMEVNDACTLTPTCTNLCPTDAIQRTGEGELAFNHADCVNCGLCEEGCPETAITMHDGLDLSLLPENRDGEAWTTVHEGDMLECVRCGKAFTSVASADKIEEEVGDQVEGLAPDADHSVFEYCSDCRSRLLFDQGEKR; this is translated from the coding sequence ATGAATACAGGTGCCTTCGTGTGTTCCTGTGGGGGGTCATGTGACATCGACCTCGAAGCGGTACGGGACGGTGTCGACGATGTCGACGTCGTGGCCAGTTCCGAACTCCTCTGTCAGGACGGGCTGGCCGGGATGTCACAGGTAATCGAGGAGTACGACCTCGATCAGGTCATCGCCACAACGCCAGAACCGTCGTGTCAGGACCGCATCCGCGGGCTTGCGGACGAACACGGCCTGCACCCCGAAGCGTCGGTGTTCGTCGACCACCGGGAGACCAACGCCTGGGTCCACGACGAGACTGCGGCAACCGACAAGACGGCTCGCCTCATCAACGCGACACGGGCGGGGCTTCGGGAGGAAGCGCCGTCGCGGACGGTGTCGAAAGACGCCGGGAACCGTGTTGCCGTCGTCGGCGACCCGGGGGCCGCCCGCTCGCTGACCGACGACGCAGACGTGACGTTCATCGCGGACGGACGAGACTTCGCCGACGCGGAAGGGCTGAGCAATGTGACGATGGAGCGCGGCCGCGTCGTCGACGTCGAGGGGTCCTACGGCGAGTACGAACTCACGCTGGAAGCCCGCGTCACCGACGACTGCATCGACTGCATGGACTGCGTGCGCGAGGGGCCGGACGGGATGGTGACGGAGTTCCCCGTCGACATCCACCCCGACGCGCCCGATGGCGACTGGACGGACACCTGCCCGACCGATGCCATCGATCTGTCGGGAGTGACACGCACTATCGAGGTCGACCAGGTGGTTTACCCCGGCGGCCGCGACGACGCCCGCGGCGGTCGGCTGGGCTTTTACACCGGGCCGGTCGACGCCGGCACTATCGCCGCCGTCGAATCGCAACTGGGCGGTATCGAGAAGCCGCAGTTCCTCGACCTGGAGATGGACGTCTGTGCGGCCGGCGCGTCCAGTCAAGAGGGGTGTACGGCCTGCGTGGACGCCTGCCCCCACGGCGCGGTCGACCGCCCGACCATCGATTCCGTCGAGTTCGACGAGGTGGCCTGCGAGAACTGCGGGGCCTGTACGAGTTCCTGTCCGACGGGCGCGACACAGCTCCGCGAGCCCTCGAACCGGCGACTCGCACGCGAAGTCGAAGCACTGCTGGAAGACGACGCCGACGGGGGGTTGCTCTCCCGCGGCGACGAGGGCATCGCTACGCAGGTCATCGCGTTCGTCTGTTCGGAGTACGCGATGGAACGGCTTCGGGCGCACGGTCGCAAAGCCGTCCAGTCGGGCGACCTCGACTACCCGCCCATCCTCCCGGTCCGGGTCAACTGCACGGACACGGTCGGGGAGGCACACGTCATGCACGCGCTGGCGGCCGGCGCGGACGGCGTCGCCATCGTCGGCTGTGGCGGCTCCTGCCTCCACTCCGGTCCCGACCCCAAGCAGGAGCTGGTCGACCGGCTCAATCAGGCGACGACCGACCTCGGACTGGGTGACCGCGTGGGCTTTTTCGCGCCGGAGGCCGGCAACCCCGAGGCGTTCGCCGAGTCGCTCTCGGGCTTCGTCGAGTTCGGGCTCGACGAGACGCCGGTACCGGCCGGCGACTACGAGGCGACGGGCCGCAGCGATGTCGACCGCGATGAGCCCCGTCCCAACCCCGACTTCGACAGCCACGGCTGGACCCTAGAGAGCGTCCGCGCCATCCTCGACCACGTCGAACCCGAGCGGGAGGTGATTCGCGGGCTGAAGGACTTCGGCGTCATGGAGGTCAACGACGCGTGTACGCTGACGCCGACCTGTACGAACCTCTGCCCGACCGACGCCATCCAGCGGACCGGCGAGGGCGAACTGGCGTTCAACCACGCGGACTGTGTGAACTGCGGCCTCTGTGAGGAAGGCTGTCCGGAGACGGCGATTACGATGCACGACGGGCTGGACCTTTCTCTGCTCCCCGAGAACCGCGACGGCGAGGCCTGGACGACGGTCCACGAGGGCGACATGCTCGAATGCGTCCGCTGTGGCAAAGCCTTCACCAGCGTCGCCTCCGCGGACAAAATCGAAGAGGAGGTCGGCGATCAGGTGGAGGGGCTGGCTCCCGATGCCGACCACAGCGTCTTCGAGTACTGTAGCGACTGTCGGAGCCGTCTGCTGTTCGACCAGGGGGAGAAGCGATGA